Proteins from a genomic interval of Bradyrhizobium sp. CCGB01:
- a CDS encoding LysR family transcriptional regulator — protein MDRLTSLEVFSRVVETGGFSAAARKLNMSTTMVSNHVQALEDRLGVRLLQRTTRKVNLTEIGKAYYDRAIQILADIEQADDIAGALQSTPRGTLRIHTATHMVPFVAPVMAEFLATYPEVKVDLRMGETNVDLIEEGFDLALRMIAPPDSSLIVRSLATWRHVLCCSHAYIEAHGRVSKLEELAERNCVRHINYPFDEWRFFDRKGMPASVRVSGNLITNSGEALREAALQGLGVSLAAGFLVADDLDAGRLVRLLPEYRPVEMSMNAVYPHKHHLSAKVRTFIDMLVHHSAEQQKLINPYS, from the coding sequence ATGGACCGATTGACCAGCCTCGAAGTCTTCAGCCGGGTGGTCGAGACCGGCGGCTTCTCTGCAGCTGCCCGCAAGCTCAACATGTCGACCACCATGGTGAGCAATCACGTTCAGGCGCTGGAAGACCGGCTTGGGGTGAGGCTGCTTCAGCGCACCACGCGCAAGGTCAACCTCACCGAGATCGGCAAGGCCTACTACGACCGCGCGATCCAGATCCTCGCCGATATCGAACAGGCCGACGATATCGCCGGCGCACTGCAATCGACGCCGCGCGGCACGCTGCGCATTCACACCGCCACCCACATGGTGCCGTTCGTCGCGCCCGTGATGGCCGAATTCCTCGCGACCTATCCGGAGGTCAAGGTCGATTTGCGCATGGGCGAGACCAATGTCGACCTGATCGAGGAGGGCTTTGATCTCGCGCTGCGCATGATCGCGCCGCCGGACTCCAGTCTGATCGTGCGGAGTCTTGCGACCTGGCGGCACGTGCTGTGCTGCTCGCACGCCTATATCGAGGCGCATGGGCGCGTCTCGAAGCTCGAGGAGCTCGCCGAGCGCAATTGCGTGCGTCACATCAACTATCCGTTCGACGAGTGGCGCTTCTTCGACCGCAAGGGCATGCCGGCCTCGGTGCGCGTATCGGGCAATCTGATCACCAACAGCGGCGAGGCGCTGCGCGAGGCCGCATTGCAAGGCCTGGGCGTCAGCCTCGCGGCCGGATTCCTGGTCGCCGACGATCTCGACGCCGGCCGGCTGGTGCGCCTCCTGCCGGAGTATCGTCCCGTCGAGATGTCGATGAACGCGGTCTATCCGCACAAGCATCATCTGTCGGCGAAGGTCAGGACCTTCATCGACATGCTCGTGCATCACAGCGCCGAGCAGCAGAAGCTGATCAATCCGTATTCGTGA
- a CDS encoding HlyD family secretion protein: MSEMPRTENFRQATEITQDHPQPARPAPARKMVRRAALVLALLAGTAAMIYYGHDYWTNGRYLETTDDAYVKADSTIVAPKVSGYIAKVLVGDNEKVRAGQTLAKIDDRDFKAALDQARADVAAGEASVRNIDAQLELQQPIIEQSTADVSAADANLKFAQEERARYDDLMKSGSGTIQRAQQTDAALRASNAQLQHAKSGLVAAQRKVDVLTTQRAQATAQLDRARAVAKQAALNLSYTEITAPVDGTVGARSLRVGQFVQAGTQLMAVVPLDAVYVVANFKETQLTHVRPGQPVELHVDSFRNQTLRGHVDSLSPASGLEFALLPPDNATGNFTKIVQRVPVKIVLDDHRLTGLLRPGMSAVPTVDTKATVLAERETAKRLADNAVRPNGG; encoded by the coding sequence ATGTCCGAGATGCCCCGCACCGAAAACTTCCGGCAAGCTACTGAAATCACTCAAGATCATCCTCAGCCCGCGCGGCCTGCGCCGGCCCGGAAGATGGTCCGGCGCGCGGCGCTGGTACTCGCGCTCCTCGCAGGCACGGCAGCGATGATCTATTACGGGCACGACTACTGGACCAACGGCCGCTATCTCGAGACGACCGACGACGCCTATGTGAAGGCGGATTCCACCATCGTCGCGCCCAAGGTTTCCGGCTACATCGCCAAGGTACTGGTCGGCGACAACGAGAAGGTCAGAGCGGGCCAGACGCTGGCGAAGATCGACGACCGCGACTTCAAGGCCGCGCTCGACCAGGCCCGCGCCGATGTCGCCGCGGGCGAAGCCTCGGTGCGCAACATCGACGCCCAGCTCGAACTGCAGCAGCCGATCATCGAGCAGAGCACGGCCGACGTCAGCGCGGCGGACGCCAATCTGAAGTTCGCGCAGGAGGAACGCGCCCGCTACGACGACCTCATGAAGTCGGGCTCCGGCACGATCCAGCGCGCACAGCAGACCGATGCAGCGCTGCGCGCCAGCAACGCGCAATTGCAGCACGCGAAATCGGGCCTGGTGGCCGCGCAGCGCAAGGTCGACGTGCTCACCACCCAGCGCGCCCAGGCCACGGCCCAGCTCGACCGCGCCCGCGCCGTCGCGAAGCAGGCGGCGTTGAACCTGTCCTATACCGAGATCACCGCACCGGTTGACGGCACGGTCGGCGCCCGGAGCTTGCGCGTCGGCCAGTTCGTGCAGGCCGGCACGCAATTGATGGCGGTGGTGCCGCTCGATGCCGTCTATGTGGTCGCGAACTTCAAGGAGACGCAGCTCACGCACGTTCGTCCGGGCCAGCCGGTCGAGCTCCACGTCGACAGCTTCCGCAACCAGACCCTGCGCGGCCATGTCGACAGCCTGTCGCCGGCGAGCGGTTTGGAGTTCGCACTGCTGCCGCCCGACAACGCCACCGGCAATTTCACCAAGATCGTGCAGCGCGTGCCGGTGAAGATCGTGCTCGACGACCACCGCTTGACCGGCCTGCTGCGCCCCGGCATGTCCGCGGTGCCGACGGTCGACACCAAGGCAACGGTGCTCGCCGAGCGCGAGACGGCCAAGCGCCTCGCCGACAACGCGGTCCGCCCGAACGGCGGCTGA
- a CDS encoding MDR family MFS transporter, translating into MSTLQPTVNAASAASIPTPAAPATPAVSAKTWIAVIGATLGAFMAVLNIQIVNASLADIQGAIGAGIDDGGWISTSYLIAEIVVIPLSGWLAQVFSIRIYLLTNAVLFLILSAACALAQDLSQMIVLRAVQGFTGGVLIPMAFTLIITLLPRAKQPVGLALFALSATFAPAIGPTIGGYLTENFGWQYIFYVNLVPGAIMVGMLWYALEPRPMKLSLLAEGDWAGIITMAIGLSALQTVLEEGNKDDWFGSPFIVKLSVIAAVALTVFLVIELTVKKPLLNLRLLVRRNFGFGMLANFLLGVALYGSVFILPQYLARIQGYNAEQIGMVLAWTGLPQLVLIPLVPRLMQKFDARIIIGIGFVLFAASNFMNIYMTSNYAADQLFWPNVVRAIGQALVMAPLSAVATSGIEAENAGSASGLFNMMRNLGGAVGIALLQTLLTKREQYHSNVLMQSVSVFEQATRTRLEQLTQYFVNHGILDRADAAHRAYVAIGHIVQKQAYILAFSDTFYLLGMALIVALAAVLFLKKPGQTSAGGAH; encoded by the coding sequence ATGAGCACGCTCCAACCGACCGTCAACGCCGCTTCCGCTGCCAGCATCCCCACCCCTGCTGCGCCCGCCACGCCGGCAGTTTCCGCAAAAACCTGGATCGCGGTGATCGGCGCGACCCTCGGCGCCTTCATGGCGGTGCTGAACATCCAGATCGTCAACGCTTCGCTCGCCGACATCCAGGGCGCGATCGGCGCCGGCATCGATGACGGCGGCTGGATCTCGACCTCTTATCTGATCGCCGAGATCGTGGTGATTCCGCTGTCCGGCTGGCTCGCGCAGGTGTTCTCGATCCGGATCTATCTGCTCACCAATGCGGTCCTATTCCTGATCCTGTCCGCTGCCTGCGCGCTGGCGCAGGACCTGTCGCAAATGATCGTGCTGCGCGCGGTGCAGGGTTTCACCGGCGGCGTGCTGATCCCGATGGCCTTCACGCTCATCATCACGCTATTGCCTCGCGCGAAGCAGCCGGTGGGCCTTGCACTGTTCGCGCTGTCCGCGACGTTCGCGCCGGCAATCGGCCCGACCATCGGCGGCTATCTCACCGAGAATTTCGGCTGGCAGTACATTTTCTACGTCAACCTCGTGCCCGGCGCGATCATGGTCGGCATGCTCTGGTACGCACTCGAGCCCAGGCCGATGAAGCTGTCGCTGCTCGCGGAAGGCGACTGGGCCGGCATCATCACCATGGCGATCGGCCTGTCGGCACTCCAGACCGTACTGGAAGAAGGTAACAAGGACGACTGGTTCGGCTCGCCCTTCATCGTCAAGCTGTCGGTCATCGCCGCCGTCGCGCTGACCGTCTTCCTCGTCATCGAGCTCACGGTGAAGAAGCCACTGCTCAATTTGCGCCTGCTGGTTCGCCGCAATTTCGGCTTCGGCATGCTCGCGAACTTCCTGCTCGGTGTCGCGCTCTATGGCTCGGTGTTCATCCTGCCGCAATATCTGGCGCGCATCCAGGGCTACAACGCCGAGCAGATCGGCATGGTACTGGCCTGGACCGGACTGCCGCAGCTCGTGCTGATCCCGCTGGTGCCGCGACTGATGCAGAAGTTCGACGCACGGATCATCATCGGCATCGGCTTCGTCCTGTTCGCGGCCTCGAACTTCATGAACATCTACATGACGAGCAACTATGCCGCCGATCAATTGTTCTGGCCCAACGTGGTTCGTGCGATCGGCCAGGCGCTGGTCATGGCGCCGCTGTCAGCGGTCGCGACATCCGGCATCGAAGCGGAGAATGCGGGCTCGGCCTCCGGCCTGTTCAACATGATGCGCAATCTCGGCGGCGCCGTCGGCATCGCGCTGCTGCAAACCCTGCTGACCAAGCGCGAGCAGTATCACTCCAACGTTCTGATGCAGTCGGTCTCGGTGTTCGAGCAGGCGACGCGGACCCGGCTGGAGCAGCTCACCCAATATTTCGTCAATCACGGCATTCTCGACCGGGCGGACGCCGCGCACCGCGCCTATGTCGCGATCGGCCATATCGTGCAGAAGCAGGCCTACATCCTCGCCTTCAGCGACACTTTCTATCTGCTCGGCATGGCGCTGATCGTGGCGCTCGCCGCCGTCCTCTTCCTGAAGAAGCCCGGCCAGACCTCGGCCGGTGGTGCACACTGA